From a single Micromonospora carbonacea genomic region:
- a CDS encoding GntR family transcriptional regulator has product MAGKEPPNYQRVVDDLRRRILSGELAPGDKLPTEKELQQRWGFSTTIVKHALTLLRSEGLIEGRRGSGNYVRDRTRLVRRAHSRDMRKRIGSTSPFTRDSEAAGRRPSWEAHSEKIPATQHTAERLGIQPGEPVMFTRYRYLADGVPIQLAYSYEPLAVTGGTQVEYPEQGPVIGVVARMDFIGVAIDRFVEEVTTRPAMPEEAEALRLDRRGGRWVIAVERTYYAGQTAVETADIVFPGDRYRLVYEVPVDPWSSPDEPDMP; this is encoded by the coding sequence ATGGCCGGCAAGGAACCGCCCAACTACCAGCGCGTCGTTGACGACCTGCGCAGGCGGATCCTCTCTGGCGAACTGGCCCCCGGCGACAAGCTCCCTACGGAGAAGGAACTCCAGCAGCGCTGGGGATTCTCCACCACGATCGTCAAGCACGCCCTCACGCTGCTCCGCAGCGAAGGGCTCATCGAAGGGCGGCGCGGGTCGGGCAACTACGTCCGCGACCGGACACGGCTCGTGCGTCGCGCCCACTCCCGGGACATGCGTAAGCGCATCGGCAGCACGTCGCCGTTCACCCGGGACAGTGAAGCGGCGGGCAGGCGACCGAGCTGGGAAGCGCACAGCGAGAAGATCCCGGCAACACAGCACACCGCCGAACGACTCGGCATCCAGCCCGGCGAGCCGGTCATGTTCACCAGGTACCGCTACCTGGCCGATGGAGTCCCCATCCAGCTCGCCTACTCGTACGAGCCCTTGGCCGTCACCGGTGGCACGCAGGTCGAGTACCCAGAGCAAGGTCCGGTCATCGGTGTGGTTGCCCGCATGGACTTCATCGGCGTGGCCATCGACCGGTTCGTGGAGGAGGTCACCACCCGGCCAGCGATGCCCGAAGAGGCGGAGGCACTCAGACTCGACCGGCGCGGTGGCAGGTGGGTGATCGCGGTCGAGCGCACCTACTACGCCGGACAGACCGCCGTGGAGACCGCCGACATCGTGTTTCCTGGTGATCGCTACCGGCTTGTGTACGAAGTGCCGGTCGACCCTTGGTCTTCGCCCGATGAGCCCGATATGCCGTGA
- a CDS encoding patatin-like phospholipase family protein, whose amino-acid sequence MDDAPWLANHPVLEALRRRRRESDSPGNRSDDFKIGLAVEGGGIRGVVSGAMLCALEDLGMTAAFDAVYSASSGAINSAYFLAGGSWYPLSIYYDDLTTRKFVDFRRFFRGHILDLDYAFGVVVDQLKPLDYERVIASPVPLHIAITLADEIRTETVHDFTSRADLRSALVASAWLPVALRGTAVFRGERVVDGGVLTPHPYRIALQDGCTHVLSLSTRPIRPPRDGVSLSQRYAARHLNAIRDGLGAGYLRAMRDYRVERRMLQRRMTEPGEAPYVLDLAPLPWMPEVKRHEMDSGRVIAGARGGYEVMYCAIENRDPALIPGGRIRAVPRLTIVAKDHAQ is encoded by the coding sequence ATGGATGACGCGCCCTGGCTGGCGAATCATCCTGTGCTGGAGGCGCTGCGGCGTCGGCGGAGGGAGAGCGACTCTCCAGGCAACCGGTCGGACGATTTCAAGATCGGATTGGCTGTTGAGGGTGGTGGAATAAGAGGCGTGGTTTCCGGTGCCATGCTGTGTGCGCTGGAAGACCTTGGCATGACCGCAGCCTTCGACGCCGTCTACTCGGCGTCGTCCGGCGCGATCAACAGCGCCTACTTCCTGGCCGGGGGCAGTTGGTATCCACTGTCGATCTACTATGACGATCTGACCACCCGGAAATTCGTCGACTTCCGGCGGTTCTTCAGGGGCCACATCCTTGACCTGGACTACGCCTTCGGAGTCGTGGTCGACCAGCTCAAGCCGCTCGACTATGAAAGGGTGATCGCTTCGCCCGTCCCGCTGCACATCGCGATCACCCTGGCCGACGAGATCCGGACCGAGACGGTCCATGATTTCACCTCCCGCGCCGACCTGCGTAGTGCCCTTGTCGCCAGTGCATGGCTGCCTGTGGCGTTGCGTGGCACGGCTGTCTTCCGCGGTGAGCGGGTGGTCGACGGTGGCGTGCTGACTCCCCACCCCTACCGCATCGCACTGCAGGACGGCTGCACCCATGTGCTCTCGCTCAGCACCCGGCCGATCCGTCCGCCCCGCGACGGGGTGTCACTTTCGCAGCGCTACGCCGCTCGGCACCTCAACGCGATCAGGGACGGGCTCGGGGCCGGGTACCTGCGTGCGATGCGCGACTATCGAGTCGAACGGCGCATGCTGCAGCGGCGGATGACCGAGCCGGGGGAAGCGCCATACGTGCTCGACCTGGCGCCCTTGCCGTGGATGCCTGAGGTCAAACGGCACGAGATGGACTCCGGGCGCGTCATCGCCGGGGCCCGGGGTGGCTATGAAGTCATGTACTGCGCCATCGAGAACCGTGACCCCGCGCTCATTCCCGGCGGGCGTATCCGAGCCGTGCCACGCCTCACCATAGTTGCGAAGGATCATGCACAGTAG
- a CDS encoding alpha/beta hydrolase, whose product MRILLAVAVSLPAPVALAAPAMAASPTPAAPPPAAPAGLPDPTARGPFGHQAVQEAKFGLADIQEPNSAGADPTPGTAQAAEQIEIRGQLHTPDWAKRTTPSPLIVLVHGNHGSCDSGQNSAQLTCAQFKHNENGYAYLAENLATWGYTTFSVSQDQLMMRQDSSKGKGMHSRRMLIAATLDALSAANRAGGLPVDEHTTVGTTLSGRLDLTRIGLMGHSRGGDAVSSFIDYNRIRTDGPRYPLRGVISLAPVDYERKAPYGMPYLTILPMCDGDVSNLQGARLFERSQYVNPGDPFPRIQVEHLGAIHNWYNTVWYADGGADGQGNNDAACGNSAPFATNNIHPHNLRLSGAASYTDPDLNYAIDNSDPLNPAVNTKFSGDAARMGDQEKLGLATMAAFFRRYVGGEGAFQPWLTGELANTASGLQVPATACPTSPSGLAIPCNERVNTSYFAAPQERVDVIRPEVENPLGLNALGGPLTGSGFADPYAQAAGVAPKPAATAGGYDWCNPEPQDFAPAQLGKTGLPTAAKPCPLPAAGALGGQNATRENSPINHSYGRQLTLAWEPASPATLTAAIPAASKDVRGLKALALSAAVNFFDTRNPGADNRGDNTRDTTVDGTPTSPAWPNELPTSYDPTSTTQRFVIALSDTAGHEATVDAGDPRWGNALHMSTGTNTPNTHIVLDQIRVPLSEFAAQGVDVGSLAKLELRFGAGDLPKSGSIQLADVRFQESAAGARLLSDGNHANGAGYGKSALGGPDPATYLAAYDNTPGKVALVDPVANPRGNTTWTVDDDGRQCPTAQFASIQAAVDHASPWDTIVVCAGVYRESSTPVHHASNPVQAGARNGLTITKPLKIKGAGADKVTIEPDQSLGTLAGDQPYLRDGGGNVITVSRQSLGSTDTNEMFVDISGVTVTSGNVWAEAGIAFFGAAGRVADSVVGPLRAATTAQELAEHPHGWGIVKTGVIRGAGVATVESEVTVTGSVVTGYQSGGILFDGARGTDGSPDNTARTGVRHHGYVTGTVVTGASSSVFPQVGIQYASGVTGFVDDSRITGNYHPPAPEKSYGILLTDAGTDTAGALTASGDVITGNGYAVYNANADNTGVREAAPFAVTGSYLGKRAPLAGGPADPRAGIEAVSGPDSTGAATVTLAKRLPKPPKAVPTGVGRVADRAPWAQVADPGQGAVFRVGTTVRPLIRGTDDFAIASATLLVNGVRVGTSTVAPYLFDWTPSARDAGRQVKLQALVVDSAGRATLSKAVVGKVAPVTPAPTVRLGKVTTDAKAGTATIAATVNTAGTLTLTGDKVVAVTKQVSKAGTVTLTVTVDPAYRKELVKAGRLDVTVTVAFGTATEQSASQTVQVRLLRK is encoded by the coding sequence GTGCGTATTCTCCTCGCGGTGGCCGTCTCGTTGCCGGCCCCGGTCGCGCTGGCCGCCCCGGCCATGGCGGCATCCCCCACCCCCGCCGCGCCGCCCCCCGCCGCGCCGGCGGGCCTGCCCGACCCGACGGCGCGCGGACCGTTCGGTCACCAGGCCGTCCAGGAGGCCAAGTTCGGCCTCGCCGACATCCAGGAGCCCAACTCCGCCGGGGCCGACCCGACGCCGGGGACGGCGCAGGCGGCGGAGCAGATCGAGATCCGCGGCCAGCTCCACACGCCGGACTGGGCCAAGCGCACCACGCCGTCGCCGCTGATCGTCCTGGTGCACGGCAACCACGGCTCGTGCGACTCCGGGCAGAACAGCGCCCAGCTCACCTGCGCCCAGTTCAAGCACAACGAGAACGGCTACGCCTACCTCGCGGAGAACCTCGCCACCTGGGGTTACACGACGTTCTCGGTGTCGCAGGACCAGCTGATGATGCGGCAGGACAGCAGCAAGGGCAAAGGCATGCACAGCCGGCGCATGCTCATCGCCGCCACCCTGGACGCGCTCAGCGCGGCCAACCGCGCCGGGGGCCTGCCGGTCGACGAGCACACGACCGTCGGCACCACGCTCTCCGGCCGCCTCGACCTGACCCGCATCGGCCTGATGGGACACTCGCGCGGCGGTGACGCCGTGTCGAGCTTCATCGACTACAACCGCATCCGCACCGACGGCCCGCGCTACCCGCTGCGCGGCGTCATCTCCCTCGCGCCGGTGGACTACGAGCGCAAGGCACCGTACGGCATGCCGTACCTGACGATCCTGCCGATGTGCGACGGCGACGTGTCCAACCTCCAGGGCGCGCGGCTGTTCGAGCGCAGCCAGTACGTCAACCCGGGCGACCCCTTCCCCCGCATCCAGGTCGAGCACCTCGGCGCGATCCACAACTGGTACAACACCGTCTGGTACGCCGACGGCGGCGCGGACGGCCAGGGCAACAACGACGCCGCCTGCGGCAACTCGGCCCCGTTCGCGACGAACAACATCCACCCGCACAACCTGCGGCTCAGCGGCGCGGCCAGCTACACCGACCCCGACCTCAACTACGCCATCGACAACTCGGACCCGCTGAACCCGGCCGTGAACACCAAGTTCTCCGGCGACGCGGCCCGGATGGGCGACCAGGAGAAGCTGGGGCTGGCCACGATGGCCGCCTTCTTCCGCCGCTACGTCGGCGGCGAGGGCGCGTTCCAGCCCTGGCTGACCGGCGAGCTGGCCAACACCGCCAGCGGCCTCCAGGTTCCGGCGACGGCCTGCCCGACCAGCCCGTCCGGCCTGGCCATCCCCTGCAACGAGCGGGTCAACACCAGCTACTTCGCCGCGCCGCAGGAGCGGGTGGACGTGATCCGCCCCGAGGTGGAGAACCCCCTCGGCCTCAACGCCCTCGGCGGCCCGCTGACCGGCAGCGGCTTCGCCGACCCGTACGCCCAGGCGGCCGGCGTCGCGCCGAAGCCGGCGGCGACGGCCGGCGGCTACGACTGGTGCAACCCGGAGCCCCAGGACTTCGCGCCCGCGCAGCTCGGCAAGACCGGGCTGCCGACCGCCGCCAAGCCCTGCCCGCTGCCGGCGGCCGGCGCGCTCGGCGGGCAGAACGCCACCCGCGAGAACAGCCCGATCAACCACTCCTACGGCCGGCAGCTCACCCTCGCCTGGGAGCCGGCCTCCCCCGCCACCCTCACCGCCGCGATCCCGGCCGCGTCCAAGGACGTACGGGGCCTGAAGGCGCTGGCCCTCAGCGCCGCCGTCAACTTCTTCGACACCCGCAACCCGGGCGCCGACAACCGGGGCGACAACACCCGCGACACCACCGTCGACGGCACCCCGACCAGCCCGGCCTGGCCCAACGAGCTGCCCACGTCGTACGACCCGACGTCGACCACGCAGCGCTTCGTCATCGCGCTGAGCGACACGGCCGGGCACGAGGCCACCGTCGACGCCGGTGACCCGCGCTGGGGCAACGCCCTGCACATGTCCACCGGCACGAACACGCCGAACACGCACATCGTCCTCGACCAGATCCGCGTGCCGCTGAGCGAGTTCGCCGCGCAGGGCGTCGACGTCGGCTCCCTGGCCAAGCTCGAACTCCGCTTCGGGGCGGGCGACCTGCCGAAGTCCGGCTCGATCCAGCTCGCCGACGTGCGCTTCCAGGAGAGCGCGGCCGGGGCGCGGCTGCTGTCGGACGGCAACCACGCCAACGGCGCGGGCTACGGCAAGTCGGCGCTCGGCGGCCCGGACCCGGCGACCTACCTCGCCGCGTACGACAACACCCCCGGCAAGGTGGCGCTGGTCGACCCGGTCGCCAACCCGCGCGGGAACACCACCTGGACCGTCGACGACGACGGCAGGCAGTGCCCGACCGCCCAGTTCGCCTCGATCCAGGCGGCCGTCGACCACGCCTCGCCGTGGGACACGATCGTGGTCTGCGCGGGCGTCTACCGGGAGTCCTCGACGCCGGTGCACCACGCGTCCAACCCCGTGCAGGCCGGCGCGCGCAACGGCCTCACCATCACCAAGCCCCTGAAGATCAAGGGCGCGGGCGCGGACAAGGTGACCATCGAGCCGGACCAGTCGCTCGGCACCCTCGCGGGCGACCAGCCCTACCTGCGCGACGGCGGCGGCAACGTGATCACCGTGTCGCGGCAGTCGCTCGGCTCGACCGACACCAACGAGATGTTCGTCGACATCTCCGGCGTCACCGTCACCTCCGGCAACGTGTGGGCCGAGGCGGGCATCGCCTTCTTCGGCGCGGCCGGTCGCGTCGCGGACAGCGTCGTCGGCCCGCTGCGGGCCGCCACCACCGCGCAGGAGCTGGCCGAGCACCCGCACGGCTGGGGCATCGTCAAGACCGGCGTGATCCGGGGGGCGGGCGTCGCCACCGTCGAGAGCGAGGTGACCGTCACCGGCAGCGTGGTCACCGGCTACCAGTCCGGCGGCATCCTGTTCGACGGCGCGCGGGGCACGGACGGCAGCCCGGACAACACCGCCCGGACCGGCGTCCGCCACCACGGCTACGTGACCGGCACGGTCGTCACGGGCGCGTCGAGCAGCGTGTTCCCGCAGGTCGGCATCCAGTACGCCAGCGGGGTCACCGGCTTCGTCGACGACAGCCGGATCACCGGGAACTACCACCCGCCCGCGCCGGAGAAGTCCTACGGCATCCTGCTGACCGACGCCGGCACCGACACCGCCGGGGCGCTCACCGCCTCCGGCGACGTCATCACCGGCAACGGGTACGCGGTCTACAACGCCAACGCCGACAACACCGGCGTACGCGAGGCAGCCCCGTTCGCGGTGACCGGCAGCTACCTCGGCAAGCGCGCGCCGCTCGCGGGCGGCCCGGCGGACCCGCGCGCCGGAATCGAGGCCGTCTCCGGCCCCGACAGCACCGGCGCGGCCACCGTCACCCTCGCCAAGCGGCTGCCGAAGCCGCCGAAGGCGGTGCCGACCGGGGTGGGCCGCGTCGCCGACCGCGCCCCGTGGGCCCAGGTCGCCGACCCGGGGCAGGGCGCGGTGTTCCGGGTCGGGACGACGGTGCGCCCGCTGATCCGGGGCACCGACGACTTCGCCATCGCGTCGGCGACCCTGCTCGTCAACGGCGTCAGGGTCGGCACCAGCACCGTCGCCCCGTACCTGTTCGACTGGACACCCAGCGCCAGGGACGCCGGCCGGCAGGTCAAGCTCCAGGCGCTGGTCGTCGACTCGGCCGGGCGGGCGACGCTGTCCAAGGCGGTGGTGGGCAAGGTCGCCCCCGTGACGCCGGCACCGACGGTGCGGCTCGGCAAGGTGACCACCGACGCCAAGGCGGGCACGGCGACGATCGCCGCCACCGTCAACACGGCCGGCACGCTCACCCTCACCGGCGACAAGGTGGTCGCGGTGACGAAGCAGGTGAGCAAGGCGGGCACGGTCACGCTGACCGTGACGGTCGACCCCGCCTACCGGAAGGAGCTGGTGAAGGCGGGGCGGCTCGACGTGACGGTCACCGTCGCGTTCGGCACCGCGACGGAGCAGAGCGCGAGCCAGACCGTGCAGGTGCGACTGCTCAGGAAGTGA